From Oryzias latipes chromosome 18, ASM223467v1:
TAGGACTTTACTTTAttagatatttattgttttaaaggctctattaaaagtacattttttactaAATGTGAATGAGGTATATTTAACTTCTTAGTTCCCATTTCTGCATGGTAAAATGTGAACCCCGTAAAGATGCAGTGTTTCCTCTTCAGACCTACAATTATTTAAATGCCAGATGCATTGCATAGCAAAGTCACTTCCTCGTTCCCTTTTTATTGTCACTCTttgagtttcttcttttttcacaaAGCCTGTTTAGTTTCaaggcaaaacaaaaaggggggAGGGATTTTACAAAATGTCCTATTTATTAAGTTAAAGTGTTAAGGGGCCATGTTTAGTTTAAAGTAGTTATAACTAAAGGTACTCCACCAGGAATGGAAgtgacacagaaaaacatttgacgAAAGTGTGGCCTATTTTTAAGATCCACCATTCACAGGCGGGGCTGAAAGGTAGTTGAATCATGGAACTCCTACTATCTCGCTGCAGTCTAGTCAAATTATGGGCCTTCTTTGCTACCACagcactaaaaataaaatgtaaatataccCCCATGTTATCCGCTAGTGTGAGATGCAGCAGCCATGGACATGTTCAAGTTACTTAGCAACAGCCTAAGATGATTTGGGTGTCAATGTATAAAACACTGGTAATGTCAGATGATGTGCTGTCATAATCCTAAATGCTCACACAGTGACAGAAGATaccagcaaaaaacaaaaaacaaaaaaaaacaatcaggaaGCAAAGAGGAAGTCAGAGAGACTAGAATCCAGGATTTCCAGATGAATCAAGGGGAAAATCAGCTTCCATCATGATAAAAGGAGAGTCCTCAAGGGCAGGTATTCCACTGCAGGGAACAACAAACCCTTTTTTGAACttaaagacaatttttttaatgatcaaaagcATGCAAATTCAGTAACATCACAATTCTATGGTGtaacccccccccttttttttaaagcaaaaaatagttTAGTTGCTACGGAAATTTTGTGAAAGTGTCGCCATCTGCAGGATGAATGAAGATATTACACATCTATCTCTATAACTAGTTGAACAGACTTTTAATTAGAGCCAATTTCAGAGGATTTCAAGTCCTGTGGGatgaacattaaagaaaaacgaCAGGCTTTAAAGCTCTGTATTTCCCCTTCACGGTGCCAAATGAATTTGGCAGTGTAGCCAGTTATTATTGACATGCAGTCAATGTTTCCCCCTGCTGATCCGGGCCAACTGTACACACCATCGGGTGTTTGATATCcgtcttttaaacatttatagcatttctatcatttgtgtcaaaaatcattctgtttgtgtttgaggggatcATGGACCCATGAAGCATTTGACTACAATGTCCTGATTTCACCGTCTCATTCCGAGGCATGTGACTAAAAGGCAGAGCTCAAGAATGAGGAAATTGAATAgaattataaaaatatacacatcgtgccgtttttagacaaaatccaaaaacatgtgtCATTTTTTGGGACATctattctgcagagcggcagtagttcattagaaattcacttccgTGTTTGGTCATTTAAATTTCCTGTTAGTTAATTTGAATTTtacttcttgtatttttttaaattaaataagtggaaggttttttttaatcccttttctgactttcttgacattttacttattttttttattgggtctagctttattttttaaagatgagtTTGACTTGGAATTACAAACATGTAAGTATAGTGTAATTCaagcaaaatacaaataacaaTTTTAAAGTAAAGAGAAAACTATTATttaataatctttaaaaaaaacgatcaCAATGTACTGTGCTTCAAAGAATACTTTACATAAAACcctatttttaagaaaaatccaACAGTTTCTTCTCCATAGAACTCATTCATTACCCTCCACTACCCTCTATTCTactctcttctcttctcttctcttctcttctcttctcttctcttctcttctcttctcttctcttctcttctcttctcttctcttctcttctcttctcttctcttctcttctcttctcttctcttctcttctcttctcttctcttctattctattctattctattctatctgTGTAGGTATATAGTTAAACttggtttggttctgttttactgaaacaacaacaaactgggacaaaagcaaaacaacaaactgaacATAATGAACTCCATGCTTTATTAATGGGGAGTAGGAGTGGTAATGTATATGCATGAGCTGTAGTCAGGTTGTTTTGTAGACAAATAAGACGCTGCTGGTTTTCTGCCTAAACTATGTGGGTCATGAAAATGGAGCACCACTGTAATAAGGGAAAGAGACAAATACATGGCCGCCTAAAACAAGTCATCTCCCTTCAGCAGCGCAAAGACCACAAACAAAGTCTTAACCCTGCAAATGCTCATTCACGATGGAGGCAAAGGAAACGACTCAAGAGGAAAGCTTTTGTGTGTTACGCTGGCGGACAGATTCAATGACTTACTTTAGGAGACAGAATAtcaaatcctcttttgatccgacattttttttttaaatcaggatgTACCCAAAGGAATGAAATCCTCTCTTTACAGATCCCagaatgagggggaaaaaattagTTGATGCCGACTGACACAATAAATGTTAATATCCTTTCAGGTTTTCATATACTTGTGCACAGTTTCCTCTAAATTACAGccacagcattcaaccaatgacTACAGGTTGAACATTACAACCCTTTGTCTGCCTTTATAGTGTGCTTGCTGCTGTTTGTCCATGACTGATTTATTTGGGAtttgacatcagtgtaacagaaaataaCCCATCCGGCTgtgttctgtggtccacttgctCGGTGGTACATCCACACAATTCTATTTCAAGGAAAACTAGGTTTGAATTCTGATGGTCCAGAGGGATTCATTCGTCACACCGACTACAAGGTTCTTAACATGCAAAACAAGCTTGAATCATCACACTTCCACTACCGTGTTTCAAAGTTGTATCACTGAAGGGTTCTCTTTTCaacattgactgtacatgagaactggaccgagtgagtgtagGGGTCACCCATAGATGATGACTTGTTTCCAGCTCCAAGCAAAAGGACGTCACTATAGTGgcctttgtttttgtgatgtagACACCACCAGACATTGACCACTGAGCGGGGATCGGTCCGatttgtcaatcaaacgttttaaatgatcaatgtgagaccacatactgTTATTAAGGCATCTGACTTGCCAGTTAATAACTTGAAAAGCTTGCACTTGAGATGAAATATCATGAAacaaaaattaggattatcaagaagatgtcaaaaaaggatcagagcaagaatggttcttctgacaatGACAgtcatagctgtttatttctcagtatAAGTCTATTGTATTTTGGCTTCATGTTGAAACCAGCAGTACGTCCTGTTTTGAAtccaagggggggggggagtggtcactcagtccagttctcatatacagtcaacggtTTTCACTCAGTTGTCgctttttattcaaacttgcaaactgaacttttattttgctgtttttgtcattATGTAACCACAGCAACCAGCATAGCAACAGTTTGCAAACTTCACACGTCGATGGGTTTGAATGAGTTTCTCATTCTGTGCCATTTAACACTACTAAGCACAAGTAAGCTATGAATAGAACAAGGACACTCATGGCATCTTTATCAGTGCTTCAGTGTCAACGGACATAACTCCTGTTGAGCTGTTTAGCTCCGCCTCTTTAGTGATAACTGATATTGAAGCTCCGTTTCCTTCTCCTGGGGTCATTTACCTCCATCGGTAACCTCTCCGTTTGTTTTCAAACGCCAACAGAAAAGATTCAACAAAAGGTATGAACTCTGTaattgatctattataaaagaggattttattcattataaacaaagaatgaatgtgctgcaacatgtttttgtagtaaAAAACTGAAGGCGTCTATCATCACAGTGGTTCCTGTTTACCACGCCAACCACAGGATACATTTACTtgagaaagcaaaacaaacctttatatacatgtttaaaaataaatgtctcttTTGAAAGCTACATTAAATGTGTGTAAACGAACAGATTTCTCACACTGAATAAACCTTACatttggataaaataaaaagctgtaaaatctcaaaatacttgaaaaaaaaaacactctgcACACAGAAGAACCAATAAGAACAAGTCCCAGCTACATAGCCCAAATAAAAGGCACGGGTGCCAAATGTTGGGAAATGGTTTGGCACTGGAACGCCACTCCTCAGAGGGCGTCCAGCAGCTCCTTTACGGCGACGGTCGTCAGGTCGGAGTAAAAGTTTCCCTCGTTGTCTCCGCCCCCAAACACCAGCAGAGTTTTCCTGCAGCCTTTCCCCTCCTCTTGGAAACCATGGAGACTGCCCGTTTCCATGGCGATGATGGAGTGTCCCGCTCTGGGAACAGACAGCTGAGGGAGCGCCGCTTCCGTCCAGCTGTTGGTCTCTGAAACACAGATGTGGACATGCCTGCTGGTCACTTTTGCTGTTGTGCATTTTGATTACTTTAGGTATTTTAGTTACTTGACAAACATTAGAGTTTAGTTTAGTGTATTCAGTTGAATAAACTATGAATCACATAACTCCTTAGCAtctattgactcaaaaatgtaTCTATTAAACCACGTCAGCTCCAAAATTTTGCATCTACTTGAAATCAGCTGTAAATAAATCCAGGCATCAATaggttcaaaataaaagttagatATTGAGGTTTGATTttgcataaatgtattttttaaaggcacactccaatgaaaagtgtgcttttggtgttttaacatttttttcacgatggaggacaaattaagctcaaaattgcatttatggGAATTTCTTCATTCACATTGTTAATTTTAAGCAGacaaaaatgctatttaaaaatgtttgtagtggTGATGTAGGACCTACAACAGCAAACCACAAGCCCCCCTGCTCCCCTCCGTcctgatgcatcctcttgtagacaaatggatccatgtacgtgtgaacagatggatgatgggaagtaggggtgggcttactccgcaccaacagtcccgcccacaactcggaggtgaatttctaatgaaacttctgtcgctctgcagaaactatgtcctagaaaaagacgcaggtttttgatttcgcctaaaaacggcattatcaaaatgaaaagaactctgggaacgctttgaaaatagatcaaaagagtgggactttagccCTTCAGCACCagagttttagctccagtgtttacattctttccacTTATTTCCACTACAATGAACATAATTCCGATCTTAAtagattctgaagcggagaaaaggaGTTTTGCACcgatgtgcaacactttacggtcacacaatcaacgtaaatcagctgatcttGAGTCAATattgaaaagctgcttttttccgtgtcagaatcagctgcttCACATCGATGGAGTAAACGGTCGGTATGGCAAAGCGGCGTGTTATTTAGCTGTTGCTggcgacatctctggtgttaaagggtttggAACTGGTAACgtgtgtttctgctgtttcttctTGAAACGAGCTGTTTGAAGCGCACAGCCTCACAAGGGGAGAGAAGGAAAAGTTGCCTCACCAATGTCAAAGATAAAGGCGTCACCGAGGGCGTTGTTTCCGTTGTAGCCGCCGTGGATGAGGAACTTGGTGTCCGAGAGCACGGCGCTGCCGTGCCAGCTGCAGAACAAAAGCTCttattgtgaagaaaaaaaaagcaaaacaaaccctGGCGTTGTACATGTTTGTAGACTAATCTAAGGCAAAGTGGAGGtgatgtttaacccttgtgctatcttagatgaccccaaggtggaaagatttcatgtaatccatggacaccagtgaagatcacaaatcattgaagaaaaaaggttcagagcactgtctagtgcagaggtgggcactgagggccgcattcctgcatgttttccagcataccctgctctggcatgttctaattgcctggacacacctgaaccaggtaatcagtcatgagtagggcaagattattggctggacacacctgaaccaggtaatcagccatgagtagggaaAGGCTATcttgaaatcatgcagacacaccggccctcgaggcctggaattgcccacccctggtctagtgggtctagatgacccaactcccaatggtaaagtgcctaggatagcacaagggttacaagttgAAATTTGATGTTGTCGTTTGTGGAATTTCTGGGGTACCTTCGAGGAGAAGGGGCTTTCCCGGTCGTTTTTACAGCAGAAAATTCCATCAGACCTAagaaatgcagatttaaaaaaataaataaaaccatttaaTGAACTTCTTCAAATGTGAGTTTATGAGTTAAGCAGCCGAGTGCGCCGCTCACCGAGGTCCAACATGTACATGTCGTTGTAGCAGACGGGAGTGTCCCACCCACCGAACACGTAGATGTACCTCTGCTGGATCACACAGGCAgagtgactgcagacagaccgGAAAGGGTTAACACCGGTTTCACACATTCTGCCCAATATGGATGAATCCATCTCACCCTGAGCGGGGGGAGGGCTTGTCCCCGGTGACGATTGGCTGGTACCAGATGGAAAGCTGTGGATCAAAGATGTACAGGGAGTCGCTGCAGCCGTCGGGCTCCGGGTTGGGGCGGGGAAACACGCCCCCCAGCACGAACAGCTCCCCCCGGAACATGCTGCAGCTGTGGTAGGCCAGTGGGGGAACCTTCCCCTGAGCCTGGacgagaggagggggggggggggggggggggggggggggatggcgTGAGAGAAGAAGCAGGGTTTCTTCCTGTGGGGAACCTGGACGTACCTCCACCATGCTCCACCTCCAGGTCTGGGTGTCCAGGATGTGGACGTCattgaaccacttcctgttcttGGAGCCTCCGAACACAAAGATCCGCTTTGAGTCCGGGTCGAAGGTGGCGGTGTGGCCGATCCGGGTCTCTGGGGTTGGACCCTCCGCCAGGGTCTCTGCAGCCATCCAGGACATGTCTTCTGAAGGACAGAAGGAACAAACACACAGCATGAATTTCCTCCTCCGATCATTTTGATGAGCCTGACTCGCCGGTCTGGTTCAGCGCCGACCTGTGCAGAGTTTCCACATTGGGTCTTTGCAGAACTGCATCCTGGCTCCCTGCCCTCCAATCAGAATCGCTGTCTGAGCGTCGATGGGACATAAAGTTTGACCCCAACGTGCCGACGGGCTGATCAGCAGAGCTACAGAAGAGAAAACATAGTGAATAGTTTCTTCTTTATAAGACCCACTCGgatgaaaactgtctttttaacaggttcttgaagcattttttgatgattgacatttataaagataattaagctcaaaactgtatttacgagtatttctttattcaaattgttgcaaatgaggagcagacgaaaagatgccatttgaaaaaaaattgtagtggtgacatagaaaatacgcaaGCTCatcaaaataatattaaaaatgtcctttcagAGTAAGAGTCGGCATAATGGGGCCTGTTTGGATTATTTTCTGTAGGTAAAAAACTTTCAGCAGAAGGTAGAAAGTGTGTAAACGAactctacggtggccctgaagtccaaatcactcaacataaaaacacattaaagctCACAACAACCGTGAATAAAAACATcacatattttagaaatcaaaacaaaattctagaaaccaaaacgtcaaaaaatagaaacattttgatttccagaaataaaaacctaaataaaatcttttcacAGGAAGTTACtgctttccctcttcttcaaaactcctcatccaatcagtgatgtcccatagcACCTACCtttactgatttttattttattttaacattttattttgctttatgaaaattgcttttgttttttacgcTTTGATTTCTGGAACTTTGTTGAAATTTCTAAAAATTAGGGGTTTTGGTTAATCGTTtacctgtttttattgttgttgtgatctttcatATGTTTTTATGATGAGTGATTTTTTTGtagtgatttggacttcagggccaccgtagatagAACTCAGGCCTGAAAATCCAAATACAGGATATAAAGCTATGTGTAAGCATACCAGTCTGCGTGGGAGTCTTGGCCTGCCTGCTCTTGGTCCTGGCTGTGCCCTGTGGGGGCGTTCTTCCCACACCCCCACCCGCCTCATCTGCTCCATTATCTGTGGAACCAGACGTAAAGAAGAATGACTTCAAGCTGCTTCAGCCTCTGAGTAGCActgcttgttaaaaaaaaaatggaatggcTTGGTTCAAGCACACTTTTGTCCTCAAACAACTGGTTGCCGTTAACGCCACCCTCTGtcaaattaaagacccactctgaggaaaattggGGTTTTGGGaatttcttgtggcttttttctgatgatgagggacatttaaagagaaaatgaagattaaaattgcatttctgagtatttctttattcaaatagttgtgaattaggaacagaggaaaaaaatagtttaataaAGAGTACATTTGTGTAAGTTTGGCGAAAAAATGtcaatcataatcaaaagaccattgagaacgcttttaaaatagatccaaaAATAATCGGAAtgggacttaaaaacttgctcACCTGCTCCATTCACGTTTGAGGCccctgctctgctgccaaacagcCTCTTGCTGCTTTTgccttgacctttgaccttcgcCACAGGTGTGGTCTTCTCCCGAGCCCCATTCGGACACGtattctcctcctcctcctcctcccccgtcTTTGCCACCTTGCTGTCACCGTCGGCGTCCTCCGACGTTCGCTCCCTCTTCCTCTTGTTGAGCTCTCGGGGTGCGAGGGGAGCCGCCATGTCCTGGTGTGAGAGAAATGCATTATTTCTccctaaaacacacacagtaaCTTTTTTGAAACGGTAAATATTTAGGAGGACGTCGTGGGTTACCTTTGGGGTGTATTCCTTCACAGCCAGGATACGTTCTGGTTCTGCTTTTGACTGGGTGGAGTATATGGATTAAACTTGTCAGATGTTGCACAACAAATGTGAACTTCTTTCTATTAAGCTTCTGCATTTACCAGATCGCCTCCTTCTAAAGTAATAGTCAGAGTGACGCCGTTTGTCCATGTCTCTTCTTCCCACTGCTCCCATGACAAACATCTGCAGCAAATGTGTTTAGAGTGGCTTTAAAATACACTGCAGTCATTAATGAtttaagaaatatatatatatttttaaagtgttactTGTTATAAGGAGTGAGTTTTCCAATAGTGATGGGGAACCTGTCAGCATCATTGAGCTCTGCGTTGACGCAGATCCTCTCCCCCCACGGCCCGCTGCTGAACAGCACCACCTGGTGGACAGAGGCAGGAATAGCAACCGAAGCCCTGCAAGATCCATCGGcactaaacagaaaaagaggaggaaaataGGGAAAAAACGCGAATAAAGGTGAAGTGTTGTCCTAAGGTACATTTAATCACAAAATATCACACAATTTACAAGATATTAGACACGTATATTCCGTATTTCACTTTGAAGTGAgggtatatatacatatatatatttttttaacattaactttatacTGAACATAGTTAAAGTGATGTCATTGTCGTAACACTAGTTTTTTTAGCGCCTTTCTCGTACCTTAGCAGCTTCTGAGGCGGACCATTAATTCCGAAAACACCAAAGACTCCGAACTCTTCCATCTGGTCGATCTTTTTCGAATTCAAAAACTGCTGCCAGTAAGCCCTCTTGCTGTTTCACACCAA
This genomic window contains:
- the LOC101172770 gene encoding tip elongation aberrant protein 1-like, whose protein sequence is MEEFGVFGVFGINGPPQKLLSADGSCRASVAIPASVHQVVLFSSGPWGERICVNAELNDADRFPITIGKLTPYNKCLSWEQWEEETWTNGVTLTITLEGGDLSKAEPERILAVKEYTPKDMAAPLAPRELNKRKRERTSEDADGDSKVAKTGEEEEEENTCPNGAREKTTPVAKVKGQGKSSKRLFGSRAGASNVNGADNGADEAGGGVGRTPPQGTARTKSRQAKTPTQTALLISPSARWGQTLCPIDAQTAILIGGQGARMQFCKDPMWKLCTEDMSWMAAETLAEGPTPETRIGHTATFDPDSKRIFVFGGSKNRKWFNDVHILDTQTWRWSMVEAQGKVPPLAYHSCSMFRGELFVLGGVFPRPNPEPDGCSDSLYIFDPQLSIWYQPIVTGDKPSPRSGHSACVIQQRYIYVFGGWDTPVCYNDMYMLDLGLMEFSAVKTTGKAPSPRSWHGSAVLSDTKFLIHGGYNGNNALGDAFIFDIETNSWTEAALPQLSVPRAGHSIIAMETGSLHGFQEEGKGCRKTLLVFGGGDNEGNFYSDLTTVAVKELLDAL